In Sphingomonas profundi, the sequence CGGCGGGGGAGAAGGCGCTCGCGCCGCTGCGCGCCTTTGCGCCCGCGGTGATCGACACGGTGAAGGCGCAGGGCTTCGCCGCTTTCGCGGGCGCCGCGCCGCGGTTCGACACGATGTTCCTGCGCGGCGGCGAGTTCGCGGGGCTGAGCGAGCCGGTGATCGAGACCTTCGCCGGGATCGTAGCCGCAGGGGGGCCGCAGGACTGCATGATCGGCGTGCTCCACTACATCCATGGCGCGCTATGCCGCGCGCCGGCGGAGGCGACGCCGTTTCTGCGCGCCGAGGGCAACATCCTCTACAACATCGTGGCGCCGTGGCAGGGACGTGAGGCCGTACCCGACAAGATGGCCTGGGCGATCTCCGCCTCCGAAGCGCTGCGTCCGGTGAACGCCGCGCGCATCTATCCCAACTATCTGAGCTACGACGGGGAGGATTATGTGCGGGCGGCGTTCGGGCCGCATTACGACCGGCTCCGCGCGGTGAAGCGCCGCTACGATCCCGCCAATGTCTTCCGCAACAACCGCAACATCCGGGCCTGATCCGAGGAGCATGCCGTGAAGCTGAACGAACAGGACGAGGCGACCGCCACAGCGGCGACGCTGCTGATCGACGGCGCGTGGCGCGAAGCGGCGTCGGGCCAGACCTTCGCCAGCCTGAACCCCGCCGACGAGCGGGTGATCGGGCATGTCAGCGCCGGCGACGCACGCGACGTGGACGCCGCCGTCGCTGCGGCGCGCGCTGCCTTCGAGGAACGGCGCTGGCTCAGCCTGCCGCCGCCGCAGCGGGCGCGCATCCTGCACGCCGTCGCCGACCGGATCGAGATGGAGCTGGACACGCTGGCCGAGAACGAGGTGCGCGAGAACGGGATGCCGCTGACGATGGCACGCGCCACCATCGGTGGCGGCGCGCAGGCTTTCCGCTACTTCGCGGGCTGGATCGGCAAGATCCACGGCCAGACGGGCGAGATGGCCCAAGGCGAGCAATATTTCGGCTACACGCTGAAGGAGCCGGTGGGCGTGGCGGCGCTGATCGTGCCGTGGAACGGGCCGTTCATGATGGCCTGCCACAAGCTTGCGCCCGCGCTCGCGGCCGGATGCACCACCGTGCTGAAGCCGGCCGAGGATACCTCGCTCAACACGCTCAACCTGGTTCGGATCGTCCTGGACGCGGGCGTGCCGGCGGGTGTGGTGAACCTCGTCACCGGGCTGGGATCGGTCGCCGGCGCCGCGCTGGTCGCGCACCCTGATGTCGACAAGGTGAGCTTCACCGGCTCGACCCCGGTCGGCCGCCAGATCGTGCAGGCGGCGGCCGGCAACTTCAAGCGGGTAACGCTGGAGCTGGGCGGCAAGTCGCCCGTCATCGTGCTGGACGACGCCGATCTGGCGCTCGCGGTGCCGGCGGTGCTCAACGGGATCATGGCCAATTCGGGCCAAGCCTGCGTGGCAGGCTCGCGCCTCTATGCGCAGCGCGGCATCTACGACCGGCTTATCGCGGCGGTGGCGGAGGCCGCCGGCAAGCTCGTGATCGGCGACGGGCTGAGCGCGGGCACGCAGATGGGGCCGGTCATATCGGCGAAGCAATTCGAGCGCGTCATGGGCTATATCGAGGGCGGCGTCGCTGAGGGCGCGGAGCTCGTCTCGGGCGGCAAGCGCCGAGGCGAGACCGGCTTCTTCATCGAGCCGACCATCTTCTCGCACGCGCCGCACGACGCGACAGTGATGCGCGAGGAGATTTTCGGCCCGGTACTCTCCGCCACGCCGTTCGACGATCTGGGCTGGGCGATCGCGCAGGCGAACGACACGCGCTACGGGCTGGCAGGCGCGGTTTATACGCGATCGCTGGAGAAGGCGCACACCGTGGCGCGGGCAGTGCGGGCGGGCAATCTCTGGATCAACTGCTACAGCGTGCAGGATTTCTCGCTGCCGTTTGGTGGGTACAAGGAATCCGGCTGGGGCCGCGAACGCGGAGCGATGGGGCTGGAAGCGTTCATGGAGAACAAGTCGGTCGTCGCGCGCCTCTACTAGCGGCCAGTGCGGCGTCCGGCAGGGCCGCGACGCCGCGTTATCCGATCAGCGCATTTCCTGCCGGATCAGGCGGTCCAGCACGCGCCGTGCGAGGATCGCGCCGCTGTCGTTCGACAGGACCAGCGGCTCCATCTCCCAGAAGCCGCGACCGCCCATGTTGGCCTGGACGTCTTCCAGCATCACGCCGTCCTCGCTCTCGAACACCTTGAGCGCGAGCTGGAGCATCTGCTTGCGTTCCGCCTCGCCATTTTCGAAGAAATAGTGGGTCGTTCTGGCGGTCTCCGGCGTCATGATGTGCACGCCGGCTTTCTTCTTCAGCGATGCGGGATCGCCCGCCAGCTGCACCTCGTTGCGGATGATCATCACGCCGGCAGGATACCAGCTCACCTCGAAGCGGGTGTGGACGTCGGCATGGTCACGCAAGGGCCGCTGCAGCACCATGCCCTTCCCCTCGAACGCCCACTCGATGGTCACGGCGTCCCCGTGCAGCCGCGCCTTCGCCGGCGAACCCGCGAGTTCGCCCGCGGTGCCAAGCGTTGCGTGGTGCAGGAAATCCGAGTGGCTGAGATCGAGGATGTTGTCGGAGGCGAGTTGGTAGTTGGCCGGCGTGAGCAGATAGCCGGGGGCGCGATCCGCGGGCGACGGCGTGTCGAGAAACGAGAGGTCCGGAATGCTCGCGGGATCGGCCGCCTCCGCGTCACCCGGCCAGATCCACAGTGCGCCGTGGCGCTCCACCAGCGGATAGCTGTGGACCCGCGCCCGCTCCGCGATGCGGCCGTCGCCGTGCGGGTTGAGCACGCACCGGCCGGCCATGTCGAAGCGCAGACCGTGATAGGGGCACTCCACCAGCCCGTCCTGAAACCGGCCGGCGCTGAGCGATGCGAAGCGATGGGGGCAGACATTGCCGATCGCGGCCGCCCTCTCCTCCTCGTCGCGCATCAGCAGGATCGGGCGATCGAGCAGGATGCGCTTCATGTGCGTGCCCGGCGGAAGTTCGCTGCCCCAGGCCGCGACATACCAGCAGTTGCGCAGGAACGCAGGCGCCGCACCGTTGGCGTGCTTGGCGGAAGGTTGGTCTTTCATGTCCATGGCCATCGACTCGTCCGGGATTAGGGATGCCCGCGTCTGCGGGGGTGGATAAGGATGTGCGATCAGTCCTTGGCAGGGCTGCAGCGACGCTCTCGCCGTCGCCGTCGCGGGTCATGATGCTCGGTCGCGGGATTGCTCTTCCGTTCGCGGTCTTGCGGTCATGCCGCCGCTTCTTCGATCAGCATCGCGGCCAGCTCATCCGGCCGATCGATCATCACCTCATGGCCGCAATCGATCGTCCGCGTCCGCCAGTCGGCGCGATCCACGAGCGCGGCGTGGATGTCGCCCGAGCGACGGCGGGCGCGCAGGGCGTGGATGTAGGTTCGTGGCAGCGTCGGACCGCCGGCATGCTGGAACGATAGTGGCTCCGTGCAGGTCGCGAGCGGCTGCGCGGTCGTCAGGCTGTCTACCCAGGCGCGGTCGTCCGCCTGCTCGATGCCGAAACCTTCGGCGGAAATCGGCGGCACGCGATAGCCGTCCCCCTGCGCCCGCGCCTGGGCGATGACGGCCGCACCATTGCCCATCAGATCGAGGAAGCTCTGCCCGTGCTCGGGAACCGCGGCGTCCAGATAGATGAGACGCCGAACCCGCTCCCGCGCCCGATCCGCCACGCCCGTGATGACCATGCCGCCATAGCTGTGCCCGCACAGGACCGCATCGGTGATCGATTCCCACCGCAGCACATTGACGATGTCGTTGATGTGGGTGGTCAGATCGATGCCGGGCGCGAGCAGGTGAGACCGCTCGCCGAGGCCGGTCAGCGTGGGAGTCCAGACGCGATGTCCATGCCCGCGCAGGATGTCGGCAACCCTGCTCCAGCACCAGCCACCATGGAAGCCGCCATGAACGAGGACGAAGTCAGCCACGGCGGCGATGCTCCACCGTGATCGCGACAGCGGCGGACGCTCGGGCATCCGGCACGTCGAACAGGCGGCATGCTGAAAGGATCGGCATCATCTCCCTTTCTTTCTAGATCACTTGGTCGACCGCGATCTTGGCGTTCATGGTCCCTTCGATGGTCCGCTGCACGCCGGTTGGCACCGTCGCCGGGTGAACGACGCCGACCTCTTGCCGGCCCCGGCTAGCTGCGCATCAGCGCCGCACCCCAGCTGTTCAACGTACGCTCCTCATGCACCCAGTTCTTGATCGGTCTGGCGGCCTCGAGCCGCTCCAGCTCCGCCGAGAATTCCAGCCAGTTCCCGTCCGGATCGTTCACGAAGAAGAACAGGTTGTTGCCGGGGCCATGCCGCCCCGGGCCCCAGCGCAACTGCACGTGGTGGCTTGCGAAGCGATCGGCCCAGTCACGGATATTCGACCACGCCTCGATGTCGAAACAGAGGTGGTCCATGCGCTTGGCCGGTGCGCGGAACAGGGCCAGGCTGTGATGCTCCGGTCCGCAGTTCAGGAACGCTGACGTCAGATCACCGCTCGCGTCGCGTACATAATCCGACGCGGCGAAACCGATCACATCGCAGTAGAAGCGAACCAGATCGACCGTCGCATCGCTCGCGAAGACGATGTGCTGCAAACGGGCGGCGCCTCGCTCCTCGCCTACGGCCGGCGAGGCCGCTGCATACGAACCGAACAGCAGCCGGTTGCCGTCCGGATCGCGGAGCGCGATCGCCGCGCCGAGCCTGTCATCGGCCGCAATCTCCTCGAACGGGATCGACGCGTTCGCCAATCGGCCTCGGAGCCGGCCGACGCCGTCCGCTTCGGAAAGGGCGAATGCGACATGGTCGATGGTGTTGGCACGCCCCTCGACGATGGAAAGCCAGCGGCCGTCCATCCACCCGATCCATCCGCCCTGGTTCCATCCGCCCGAATATCCCATCACCTCGACATAGAACGCCGCTAGCCGCGCGATATCGGGCGAGGTAAGCGCGACGCCTGCGACATGGGCGGACAGGATGGGAGTGGTCCGGCCCGGCAGATCCGCCGCGATCGACACGCCTTCTTCGACCCTCATTCCGCTCTCCCTCACCGCGAACCGCGGCGCTTGACACTATTCACTCTGCTAGCATAACTTATGGCTTGGATGCAATGGTGTGTTGGACACCGATGAGGAGGGGCAAGGGTGCGCTACGCGACAGTGCTTATAGAGGGTCAGGCGCGCTGGGGACGTGTCGTCGACGACAAGATCCTTCTGCTCGATGCGCTCCACCCGACGCTGAAGGCGGCGATCGCCGCGGGGGCGCTGGCATCCGGCGAACTCGATCGCGCGGCGGGCGAAGCGATCGACCTGTCCGCCGTGCGCTTCCTTCCGCCCATAACAGAGCCCGGCAAGATCCTGTGCATCGGCTTGAACTACGAAAATCACCGGCGGGAAACCGGCAGAGCGGAGGTGGCCCACCCGACCGTGTTCACCCGCTTTCCGGATTCGCAGGTCGGGCATGAGGCGGCGATCCTGCGCCCGCCGGAATCGATCAAGCTCGACTATGAGGGGGAGCTCGCGGTCGTGATCGGCAAAGGCGGGCGGCGGATCGCCGCCGTCGACGCGCTGGACCATATCGCCGGCTACAGCTGCTACAACGACGGCTCGGTGCGCGACTGGCAGGCGCACACGATACAGTTCACGCCGGGCAAGAATTTCCCGCAGACCGGCGCGTTCGGCCCCTGGCTGGTGACGCCAGATGAGTTCGGCCCGCCGGCCACGCAGACCTTGCAGACGCGGCTCAACGGTCAGGTGATGCAGCATGCGCGGCTGGCCGACATGATCTTTCCGATCGATCAGCTGATCGCATATTGCTCGACCTTCACGCCGATCGCTCCCGGCGACGTGATCGTGACCGGAACGCCCGGCGGCGTGGGGGCGAAGCGCGATCCGCAGGTTTTCATGAAACCCGGCGACACGGTCGAGATCGAGATCGACGGTATCGGCGTGCTGGCGAACGTCATCGCCGACGAACCCGCCGCCAACTGACACGGGCGACGCGCCGGCCCGAGCGCCAAGGAAGGACTCCGATGTTTCTCCGCAACTGCTGGTATGTTGCCGCCTGGGCCGGCGATCTGCCCGACGCGGGACTGCTCTCCCGCCGCATCCTCGACCAGCCGGTGTTGCTGTACCGCACGAGCACCGGCAGGCCCGCGGCCCTGCTGGATCGATGCCCCCATAGGCTGGTTCCGCTTTCCGCCGGCAAGCGCAGCGGCGATCTCGTGCGATGCGGCTATCACGGGATGACGTTCGGACCCGATGGCGCGTGCGTCCACATTCCCGGCCAGTCGACGATCCCGCCGGCGGCGGCGGCGACCGCCTTCCCCGTGATCGAGCGCTTCGGGCTGATCTGGATCTGGCTCGGAGAGGCTGCCGCCGACGCAGAGCTGATCCCCGAAGTACCCTGGCTCGATTCGCCGGGCTGGGCCGCCTCGCGCGGCTACACGCACGTGGCCGGTGACTATCGCCTGCTCTCCGACAACCTCCTGGATCTCAGCCACGAGAACTACATCCATCAGTCGACGATCGGGAACGAAGAGGAAGAGCCGATCGCCGACTACCCCGTCCGCGTGAGTCTGGACGACAAGGTCGTCCGGGCGCACCGCGACATGCCGGACATCGTGCCGCCCCCGTTCTTCCGCCTCCTTACCGGCAGCGACGCCCGGATCGATCGCTGGCAGACCGCCATCTGGACCGCGCCGGCGATCAACATGACCGATGTCGGCGCACGCCCCGCCGGTCGTCGGGACGGCGCGGCCCTGGTGTCCCGCATCCTCCATCTGCTCACGCCCGAAACCGGGTGCAGCACCCATTATTTCTGGGCCCATACGCGCAATTTCCGGCAGGACGACCACCAGCTGACCGATCAGATCATCGCCGCGCACTATCGGACGTTCGACGAAGACAAGGAGATGATCGAGCTTCAGCAGAAGGAGCTGGACGCGACCGGCTCGTCGGTGCCGAAATTCGCCCTGCGTGTGGACGACGCTCCGCTCCGGGCGCGTCGCCAGTTGACGGGCCTGATCCGGGAGGAGCGCGAAACCAACGGCTCCGTGCTTGCCAAGCGCCAGACACTTCTTCCCAGAGCGGAGACGCCGTCGTCCGTGAACGCCTGACGATCATCTCACTTGCCTGTGACGAACAGGCACGGAAGGCTCTCGCCTGCCGGGTCTTTCGATCGACGTGCCATTCTCCACCAGCCGGGCGTGAGCGGCGGTTGAACGCGCAATGCCGGCATGGCGGCCGCCCTGAAGGAGCGGGCGCACGCGTGAAGACCGCGCTTGAGTTTGACGCGTACAATCTGGAAAAAGGCACTCTCGATCGAGGGTGACGAATGTTCGATGAACTGAGCCTGCCCATCCTCCTTGCGATCTTCGCCGCCTGTGCGGGGGTGATCTGGGTCGCCGGCGTGAAACTCGCCGACACTACTGACATCCTGTCGTCCCGCCTGCATCTCGGCACGGCGCTCGGCGGCATCGTCGTGCTCGCCATCGCGACCAACCTGCCCGAGATCGCCATCACCGTCAGCGCGGCGGTGGCGGGTAATCTCGGGGTCGCGGTCGGCAACATCCTCGGCGGTATCGCCATCCAGACGCTGGTGCTGGCGGCGATGGACGTCGCCATGAAGGAGAAGGTGCCGCTGACCTACCGCGCCGCCAGCCTCACGCTCGTGATCGAGGCGGTGCTAGTGGTGGCGGTGCTGATCGTGTCGATCATGGCGACGCAGCTGCCCGGAACCCTGATCGCGGCGCGATTGACCCCCGGCGCGGTAATGATCGCCCTCCTGTGGCTGATCGGCCTGTGGCTTTCCAGCAGGGCGAGCAAGGGCCTGCCCTGGCACGACGCGAGCGGCACCGCGCCCGATGGACAGGAGGAGCCCAAGGGCCACTCGCAGACGAAGAAGGACGGCGCCTCCAGCACACGCGGCGAGAGCACGGTGCGTGTCGCGCTGATCTTCCTCGCCGCCGCCATCGCGACGCTGGCCGCCGGCGTGCTGCTTGAACTGAGCGGTGACGCCATCGCCGACCATATCGGCCTGAGTGGCGTCCTGTTCGGCGCCACCGTGCTGGCGGCCGCCACCTCGCTGCCGGAACTGTCGACCGGGATCACGTCGGTCAGGATGAAGGACTATCAGCTGGCGGTCAGCGACATCTTCGGCGGCAACGCCTTCCTGCCTGTGCTCTTCCTGCTCGCCGTGGTCATCTCCGGCAAGGCGGTGCTGCCTGACGCGAAGGCAAGCGACATCTATCTCGCCGGTCTCGGCGTGCTGCTGACCTGCGTCTATGCCGCCGGGCTGATCTTCCGGCCCAGGCGGCAGATCCTGCGGATGGGCATCGACTCCCTTGCCGTCCTTATCCTCTATGTGCTGGGCGCGGCCGGCCTGTTCGCGATCTCCAGTACGCACGGCGGCTGACGGGCGGAATACGGCCTCTCCCAATCGTCCGGCCCTAACCGAAACTGAACGATCACCGGAGCCCAGGAGCCGCGATCAGGCTGTGAGTGGCAGAGTTCGGCTCTATCAAGCCGTTTTGCGCCCGCCGCCGCTCTAGCTGGAAGCAACCACCCGCACGGTGCGTTCGGACGGGTCCATGGGGTCGAGAAAGAACGCGCCCGCCTGGCGCTGCGCGACGAGCCAGTCGACGTGCGCGATGGTGATCCGCTGGCCGGGAACGAGGCGTGGAACTCCAGGCGGAGCGGGCGCTATCGTCTCGGCTGCGATGCGCCCGGCGGCATCCTCGATCCGTATCGCTTCGGTCCGCCCGGCAAAGGCACTGCGCGAATCCATCGCCATGTCGATGTCCAGCGTGGCGAGGCCGGGAGCGGTTGGCGCGAGCGGCAGGTCCGTGGTCCCGGCCGCGAGCCCTGCGACCATATCCTCCAGCGCGCGGGTCAACGCCCGCACGTCGGCGCGGCGGGTGCCGAGCGAGACCACCAGCAGCAGATGCCGCGCGTCCGACAGGCCGACGCTGACCCGATGCTTCGCCACCAGCCAGTCGTCGATCGCATAGCCCGACACGCCGAGTGCCGACACGTCGACCAGTATCTTGCTTGCGTCCAGCTCCGCGCCCGTCGGCACGTCACCTGCGTCGAATATGCGCAGGCCGTCGATCGCCGCGAGCCGGCGGCGCAGGTCGGCGGCGATATCGAGCACGTCCGCCCACAGTCGCTCACCGCCGAGCGCGTGGTCCCGCCGCGTGGCGTCCAGCGTGGCGAGGATCGGCACCGATGGGCTGGTCGTCTCGAACAACTCGTAAGACAGCGCCAGCCGCTGGAGATCGAGCACGCCTTTCCTGGCCAGGATCGCCGATCCTTGGGCGAGCGCTCCCATCGTCTTGTGCAGGCTGTAGACCGCCACGTCGGCACCCTTGGTCAGCGGGTCAGCCGGCAGTCGTTCCGAGAAGAAGAACGCGCCGCCCCAGGCGGCGTCGCAGATCAGCGGGATGTCGCGCTCGTGGCACAGGTCGGCCAGCGCCGCGATGTCGCTCGTCACGCCGAAGTAGGTCGGGCTCACTAGCAGGAAGGCCTTGGCGTCCGGATGGTCGGCAAGCGCGCGGGCAAGCGCCTCCGGGCGGACGCCATGCTCGACGTCCCACGCCGCGTCGATCGCGACCGGCACGATGCCGACGTTCAGCCCGCCCACCAGCGCATATGCCCGCTCCGCCTTGTGC encodes:
- a CDS encoding aldehyde dehydrogenase family protein gives rise to the protein MKLNEQDEATATAATLLIDGAWREAASGQTFASLNPADERVIGHVSAGDARDVDAAVAAARAAFEERRWLSLPPPQRARILHAVADRIEMELDTLAENEVRENGMPLTMARATIGGGAQAFRYFAGWIGKIHGQTGEMAQGEQYFGYTLKEPVGVAALIVPWNGPFMMACHKLAPALAAGCTTVLKPAEDTSLNTLNLVRIVLDAGVPAGVVNLVTGLGSVAGAALVAHPDVDKVSFTGSTPVGRQIVQAAAGNFKRVTLELGGKSPVIVLDDADLALAVPAVLNGIMANSGQACVAGSRLYAQRGIYDRLIAAVAEAAGKLVIGDGLSAGTQMGPVISAKQFERVMGYIEGGVAEGAELVSGGKRRGETGFFIEPTIFSHAPHDATVMREEIFGPVLSATPFDDLGWAIAQANDTRYGLAGAVYTRSLEKAHTVARAVRAGNLWINCYSVQDFSLPFGGYKESGWGRERGAMGLEAFMENKSVVARLY
- a CDS encoding aromatic ring-hydroxylating dioxygenase subunit alpha, whose protein sequence is MKDQPSAKHANGAAPAFLRNCWYVAAWGSELPPGTHMKRILLDRPILLMRDEEERAAAIGNVCPHRFASLSAGRFQDGLVECPYHGLRFDMAGRCVLNPHGDGRIAERARVHSYPLVERHGALWIWPGDAEAADPASIPDLSFLDTPSPADRAPGYLLTPANYQLASDNILDLSHSDFLHHATLGTAGELAGSPAKARLHGDAVTIEWAFEGKGMVLQRPLRDHADVHTRFEVSWYPAGVMIIRNEVQLAGDPASLKKKAGVHIMTPETARTTHYFFENGEAERKQMLQLALKVFESEDGVMLEDVQANMGGRGFWEMEPLVLSNDSGAILARRVLDRLIRQEMR
- a CDS encoding alpha/beta fold hydrolase; translated protein: MPERPPLSRSRWSIAAVADFVLVHGGFHGGWCWSRVADILRGHGHRVWTPTLTGLGERSHLLAPGIDLTTHINDIVNVLRWESITDAVLCGHSYGGMVITGVADRARERVRRLIYLDAAVPEHGQSFLDLMGNGAAVIAQARAQGDGYRVPPISAEGFGIEQADDRAWVDSLTTAQPLATCTEPLSFQHAGGPTLPRTYIHALRARRRSGDIHAALVDRADWRTRTIDCGHEVMIDRPDELAAMLIEEAAA
- a CDS encoding VOC family protein, which encodes MSIAADLPGRTTPILSAHVAGVALTSPDIARLAAFYVEVMGYSGGWNQGGWIGWMDGRWLSIVEGRANTIDHVAFALSEADGVGRLRGRLANASIPFEEIAADDRLGAAIALRDPDGNRLLFGSYAAASPAVGEERGAARLQHIVFASDATVDLVRFYCDVIGFAASDYVRDASGDLTSAFLNCGPEHHSLALFRAPAKRMDHLCFDIEAWSNIRDWADRFASHHVQLRWGPGRHGPGNNLFFFVNDPDGNWLEFSAELERLEAARPIKNWVHEERTLNSWGAALMRS
- a CDS encoding fumarylacetoacetate hydrolase family protein encodes the protein MRYATVLIEGQARWGRVVDDKILLLDALHPTLKAAIAAGALASGELDRAAGEAIDLSAVRFLPPITEPGKILCIGLNYENHRRETGRAEVAHPTVFTRFPDSQVGHEAAILRPPESIKLDYEGELAVVIGKGGRRIAAVDALDHIAGYSCYNDGSVRDWQAHTIQFTPGKNFPQTGAFGPWLVTPDEFGPPATQTLQTRLNGQVMQHARLADMIFPIDQLIAYCSTFTPIAPGDVIVTGTPGGVGAKRDPQVFMKPGDTVEIEIDGIGVLANVIADEPAAN
- a CDS encoding aromatic ring-hydroxylating dioxygenase subunit alpha, whose product is MFLRNCWYVAAWAGDLPDAGLLSRRILDQPVLLYRTSTGRPAALLDRCPHRLVPLSAGKRSGDLVRCGYHGMTFGPDGACVHIPGQSTIPPAAAATAFPVIERFGLIWIWLGEAAADAELIPEVPWLDSPGWAASRGYTHVAGDYRLLSDNLLDLSHENYIHQSTIGNEEEEPIADYPVRVSLDDKVVRAHRDMPDIVPPPFFRLLTGSDARIDRWQTAIWTAPAINMTDVGARPAGRRDGAALVSRILHLLTPETGCSTHYFWAHTRNFRQDDHQLTDQIIAAHYRTFDEDKEMIELQQKELDATGSSVPKFALRVDDAPLRARRQLTGLIREERETNGSVLAKRQTLLPRAETPSSVNA
- a CDS encoding sodium:calcium antiporter, translated to MFDELSLPILLAIFAACAGVIWVAGVKLADTTDILSSRLHLGTALGGIVVLAIATNLPEIAITVSAAVAGNLGVAVGNILGGIAIQTLVLAAMDVAMKEKVPLTYRAASLTLVIEAVLVVAVLIVSIMATQLPGTLIAARLTPGAVMIALLWLIGLWLSSRASKGLPWHDASGTAPDGQEEPKGHSQTKKDGASSTRGESTVRVALIFLAAAIATLAAGVLLELSGDAIADHIGLSGVLFGATVLAAATSLPELSTGITSVRMKDYQLAVSDIFGGNAFLPVLFLLAVVISGKAVLPDAKASDIYLAGLGVLLTCVYAAGLIFRPRRQILRMGIDSLAVLILYVLGAAGLFAISSTHGG
- a CDS encoding aminotransferase class I/II-fold pyridoxal phosphate-dependent enzyme, with the translated sequence MDQNEAPILDALAAMERRPPIGFGAPAHHQGAAIPGGTRALLGKRVFRADVLTPKGLDDRTEGAHVLQRAHEIAAEAWNADFCRFVTGGSTQSLHTVLAAVAGPGDTVLFAANAHKAERAYALVGGLNVGIVPVAIDAAWDVEHGVRPEALARALADHPDAKAFLLVSPTYFGVTSDIAALADLCHERDIPLICDAAWGGAFFFSERLPADPLTKGADVAVYSLHKTMGALAQGSAILARKGVLDLQRLALSYELFETTSPSVPILATLDATRRDHALGGERLWADVLDIAADLRRRLAAIDGLRIFDAGDVPTGAELDASKILVDVSALGVSGYAIDDWLVAKHRVSVGLSDARHLLLVVSLGTRRADVRALTRALEDMVAGLAAGTTDLPLAPTAPGLATLDIDMAMDSRSAFAGRTEAIRIEDAAGRIAAETIAPAPPGVPRLVPGQRITIAHVDWLVAQRQAGAFFLDPMDPSERTVRVVASS